In Elephas maximus indicus isolate mEleMax1 chromosome 5, mEleMax1 primary haplotype, whole genome shotgun sequence, the sequence attgccaggtatttcttctgaggcaccttggggtggacttgaacctaaaactattcagttagccgctgagtgtgttaaatgtttgcactacccagagactcagGGAACTTGTTCGAGATACAAATTCTGGGAGCCAACCCCAGACCGACTGAATCAGAAATAatagtgggtgggctctgtaatCTGTTGTAATAAGTCCTCCAGATGATCTTGACGCCCACTAATGTCTGAGAATCTCTGTCTCAGAAAAGTCTGCTCTTCCTGCCTGGCTCCAGGTTCAGGTACAGATATGTCAGCAGAAGATTGCTGCCGTGCAGGCCCAGGAACAAGAGCTGGAAGAAAGGAACAAGGGGTTGTGCTCTGACCTGGACAAGGCTTGGCAAGAGGTAGAGTTCCAGGCCATGGCTTCGGGTGGCAGGGGAGGGTGGCATGCTTTCCATAACAGTTTCCTCCACTTGCCCAGTGTGTGAGTCCCCTCCCTGTGGCTCTGGGAGTGCTGCTTATTATGCTTTTCCTCTTCCATGGTTTCCTCGACCTTCCCACCCCCAACCAGGTGAAGCGATTGCAACAGCTGCTAATCAGCCAGAAGGCACAGTATGACTCTGAGTtgaagagaaaggagaaggagCTGGGGAAGCTCAAGGAGCGGGTGCAGGAGATGCAGGGGGAATGGCAGAACTGCCAGGGAAGTCAGTCTCTGAGTGGTGAAGAGAAGCTTTCACAGGAGAAAGTTCCTCACCATCCATGCCACCCACACAccctctctttcctcctttcctaCCTAGAGATTGATATTCTCAACAACCTGAAGCAGTCCAATGGGAAGCAGACCACGTGGAAAATTGGCAAAGCTAACAGCAAGTAGGAAGGACTAGCTTTTGTGATAGGGAGCAGGGAGACCAGAATGTAAGGGAGAGGAGAAGTGAGCTGGAATGCTTTGATTAGTTTTGAGCTATTCTCTTACTCCCACCTGTCCTGTTCCGTTTTTTAGGAAAGAGGGAGAGTTGTTCCAAACAGTGGTGAGAAACCTCGAGAACCAAGTGGCAGCAGTttccaaggaaaatgaagaactcaGGCAGTTGCTGACCAGACTAGACAGGGATGTGGTGGGACTCCTGGGTTGCCCTTGGGACAGTCCTACTGTGAGTTTTCATGCACAGAAAAAGGCAGACATAGACGTTGAATCAGGCTCCTGATGCtataaatatctttttcaacTGTACTATGAAGTGGGAGGTGGTGTTCTCTCAGCAGGAGCCAGATGGGTAACGTTCCAGTCTAGAAGGCTTCTGCTTTGGTCCAAAACTGCAGGCTTGATGAATTGTCTTCATTGAAGGCTGACCCaatttttcctcctctttccctGTGGATACCATCTATCTTCCCCTCTCCAGGAAACTATAGCTTTGGATTGTAGTGCCTTGTGGGAACACTGGAGTTGCCTCAAGAAGGAAACAGATGTACTGAAGAAACAAGGTAGAACCTCCCCTTCCACTTGGAGACCCAGATAGTCTCTGTGTGGGCAAGGGCTGGAGTTAGTACATGTATTTCATATAGCTCTGGGCTTGAGGCTTGAAACCCTGTTCATACCGACTCTGCATCATCATGCTGGCCTGTTATCAGGCCAGCCTGCAGAGGAGCCTCTAGGTAGAGAACCCACAATCAGCTTCACTGACCATGACAAGGAGCTGGTCCAGCTGCGACAGGAGATTCAGAGGAGTTGGGACTTTATCGCCTGGCAACAGCGCTGCTTCCAGGTGAGGGGCCCCGAGGGGCTTCTACGGGTCACCGCTACGAGGCAGGAACAGTGCTCAGCTGGCACCCTTCGTGCAGGAGCAGATTAGCTCTGGTGAGGAGTTGCCAGCCCACCTCCGAGGCTCATACTTTCTGGAGGAAGAGCAGAGGCTGAAGGAAGCTCAGGCCCTCTTTGCCCAGGAGCAGGCGCACTTTAAGGTGGAGAGACACCGCTTCACCGAAGCCGCCATTCGTCTGGGCCACGCGGTAAGCACAGCAAAGCTCacgggaggtggtggtggtggagggccGAGTGTCTCTGGGGCACAGACGCTCCTCTACGGCTCTTTTGATGTCTCCTCAGCGCCAGCGCTTAGAGGGGGAGCGGGCCCTCTTTttgaaggagcagctgctggaatTTTCTCTCTACAGTTCTTCCCAGGCAAATACCCTAAGTTCCTGTCTGGATTTACCAGGACTCCAAAGTAAGTTCCCCCTTCCCATCttgaaaaatatctccagacattagATATTTAATGCTTTGGCTTAGTCCTTTGCATTAAAACCCTCTTTTGATGTTTTTCTTGATCTGTCCATCTATCTCTAACAAACTCTAGATAGGGACCCTCTATCTTGGTGCCCTGTTTCCTGTTCCAACTCTGGCCTCAGCAAAAGTCCAGGCAGGTGCCCTTGTGTCCCAGAATGTTACCACACTGGAGGGGTCTACTCACTTCCTCATCATCCACGTGGAAGGTAAGGGTGGGGACAGTGATGTGAGGGGTTTGGGAACAGGCTTAGTGTGCCAGAGGAAGGCACCATCAGTAAAATTTCTTCCCCCTTCTTCCTCCAGAGTACACTGGGATTGCTGCAAACGGGAAGGAAATGATCCCAACTTTCCACCTGATTTGCTAGATGGCTTCCTGAACAGTTTCCTCTGACAAGTCCTTTCTTTATTCACCTCTGATACTTCAGAGATGATAGAGATGGGCATGTAAAAGAGTTAGCTTTTGTTTTTAGTGTTGTGGAAAGccctatttttaaaattgttctgggtc encodes:
- the LOC126077533 gene encoding afadin- and alpha-actinin-binding protein-like produces the protein MKWEVVFSQQEPDGLTQFFLLFPCGYHLSSPLQETIALDCSALWEHWSCLKKETDVLKKQGQPAEEPLGREPTISFTDHDKELVQLRQEIQRSWDFIAWQQRCFQEQISSGEELPAHLRGSYFLEEEQRLKEAQALFAQEQAHFKVERHRFTEAAIRLGHARQRLEGERALFLKEQLLEFSLYSSSQANTLSSCLDLPGLQNRDPLSWCPVSCSNSGLSKSPGRCPCVPECYHTGGVYSLPHHPRGRVHWDCCKREGNDPNFPPDLLDGFLNSFL